A single genomic interval of Scylla paramamosain isolate STU-SP2022 chromosome 12, ASM3559412v1, whole genome shotgun sequence harbors:
- the LOC135105393 gene encoding uncharacterized protein LOC135105393, with product MDAQETLAEKGNAKEKKATKNSKKRRLESLEDCTSNEKTVTEGCAEMKHRAKRSKGGDKSRTKKADRGKEISKHNKKVDVVEGITEHKNQREGNDIKDKKMMSVECFHPIMDRTKKRKRQNKDDDEKQNKRKKQDTEETENQDKKRKRQVNDDGEKQNKKRQRQVKDDDEKQDKKRKRLGTEDDEKQDKKRKRQVKDDDTKQDKKRKRQDVENDEKQAKKSRGEGRRKRKKGGKMECCQCVKHGIKRWKMRGWYKDDVVRRMVDAKRVSKERNVSRWCRLNIWKKNMVYATVRGHACIVELDSGSSCSLIRLPLARRLGIVTGKQETVKKYLFTWAGMLELDVIELDEVVVVLQRYVAVNTRMTVIVRVDVRMNSFARIVMSMSRLQEAEVRQEFHPDDSSILFLRHPKRLRQRQHSETQGKTFMFTA from the coding sequence ATGGACGCCCAAGAGACCCTCGCTGAGAAGGGGAACGCGAAGGAGAAGAAAGCAACAAAGAACAGCAAGAAGAGGCGGCTGGAGAGCCTCGAAGACTGCACCAGCAACGAGAAGACGGTCACTGAAGGCTGTGCAGAGATGAAACATCGCGCCAAAAGAAGCAAGGGAGGAGATAAGAGCCGCACGAAAAAAGCGGATCGTGGGAAAGAGATTTCGAAACACAATAAGAAGGTGGATGTCGTTGAAGGGATTACGGAACACAAAAATCAGAGGGAGGGGAATGACATcaaagacaagaaaatgatGAGCGTGGAGTGTTTTCATCCGATTATGGATCGcaccaagaagaggaagaggcagaacaaggacgacgacgagaaacagaacaagaggaagaaacaggacaCGGAGGAGACGGAAAAccaggacaagaaaaggaagaggcaggttaatGACGACGgcgagaagcagaacaagaagaggcagaggcaggttaaggacgacgacgagaagcaggacaagaagaggaagaggctaggcacggaggacgacgagaagcaggacaagaagaggaagaggcaggttaagGACGATGACacgaagcaggacaagaagaggaagaggcaggacgtGGAGAACGACGAGAAGCAGGCAAAGAAGAGCAGGGGGGAGGGtaggagaaaacgaaagaaggggGGGAAGATGGAGTGCTGTCAATGTGTTAAGCACGGCAtcaagagatggaagatgagagggtGGTACAAAGACGACGTGGTGAGGCGGATGGTGGATGCCAAGAGAGTCAGCAAGGAGAGGAACGTGAGCAGGTGGTGCCGTCTtaatatttggaaaaaaaacatggtctATGCGACCGTGCGCGGCCATGCGTGCATTGTCGAGCTTGACAGCGGCTCTTCATGCAGCCTAATTAGGCTGCCACTGGCCCGGAGGCTGGGAATCGTCACGGGCAAACAAGAGACGGTGAAGAAATACTTGTTTACCTGGGCTGGCATGCTGGAGCTGGACGTGATCGAGCTGGacgaggtagtggtggtgctgcagCGCTACGTGGCGGTCAACACGCGCATGACGGTCATTGTACGGGTGGATGTGAGGATGAACTCCTTCGCCCGAATAGTTATgtccatgagccgcctgcaggaggccgAGGTGCGGCAGGAGTTCCATCCCGACGACAGCAGCATCCTGTTCCTGCGTCATCCAAAACGTCTGCGGCAGAGACAACATTCGGAGACACAAGGCAAAACGTTCATGTTTACCGCATGA